A genome region from Macaca nemestrina isolate mMacNem1 chromosome 20, mMacNem.hap1, whole genome shotgun sequence includes the following:
- the LOC105463847 gene encoding zinc finger protein 576, which yields MEDPNSEENMKQQDSPKERSPQSPGGNICHLGAPKCTRCLITFADSKFQERHMKREHPADFVAQKLQGVLFICFTCARSFPSSKALITHQRSHGPAAKPTPLVATTTAQPTFPCPDCGKTFGQAASLRRHRQMHEARAPPGTFACTECGQDFAQEAGLHQHYIRHARGEL from the exons ATGGAGGACCCGAACTCTGAAGAGAACATGAAGCAGCAGGATTCACCCAAGGAGAGAAGTCCCCAGAGCCCAGGAGGCAACATCT GCCACCTGGGGGCCCCGAAGTGCACCCGCTGCCTCATCACCTTCGCAGATTCCAAGTTCCAGGAGCGTCACATGAAGCGGGAGCACCCAGCGGACTTCGTGGCCCAGAAGCTGCAGGGGGTCCTCTTCATCTGCTTCACCTGCGCCcgctccttcccctcctccaaaGCCTTAATCACCCACCAGCGCAGCCACGGTCCAGCCGCCAAGCCCACCCCACTGGTTGCAACCACTACTGCCCAGCCCACCTTCCCTTGTCCTGACTGTGGCAAGACCTTTGGGCAGGCTGCTTCTCTGAGGCGGCACCGCCAGATGCATGAGGCCCGTGCCCCTCCTGGCACCTTCGCCTGTACAGAGTGCGGTCAGGACTTTGCTCAGGAAGCAGGGCTGCATCAACACTACATTCGGCATGCCCGAGGGGAGCTCTGA
- the LOC105463846 gene encoding zinc finger protein 428: MTETREPAETGGYASLEEDDEDLSPGPEHSSDSEYTLSEPDSEEEEDEEEEEEETTDDPEYDPGYKVKQRLGGGRGGPSRRAPRAAQPPGPPAQPCQLCGRSPLGEAPPGTPPCRLCCPATAPQEAPAPEGRALGEEEEEPPRAGEGRPAGREEEEEEEEEGTYHCTECEDSFDNLGELHGHFMLHARGEV, from the exons ATGACAGAGACCCGTGAGCCAGCTGAGACTGGGGGCTATGCCAGCTTGGAAGAAGACGACGAAGACCTTTCCCCAG GCCCTGAGCATTCCTCTGATTCAGAATATACTCTCTCAGAGCCGGACTCCgaagaggaagaagatgaggaggaggaggaagaggagaccaCTGACGATCCCGAATATGATCCTGGCTACAAGGTGAAGCAGCGCCTTGGCGGGGGCCGTGGTGGCCCATCCCGCCGGGCCCCCCGTGCAGCCCAGCCCCCGGGCCCCCCGGCTCAGCCTTGCCAGCTCTGTGGCCGCTCACCCCTTGGGGAGGCCCCACCGGGAACCCCACCCTGCCGGCTCTGCTGCCCTGCTACAGCCCCCCAGGAAGCACCAGCCCCTGAAGGCAGGGCActtggggaggaagaggaggaaccacCTCGGGCTGGGGAGGGCCGACCAGCTgggcgggaggaggaggaggaagaggaggaggagggaaccTACCACTGTACGGAATGCGAGGATTCCTTCGACAACCTGGGGGAGCTGCACGGGCACTTCATGCTGCACGCCCGGGGTGAGGTGTAG
- the LOC105463845 gene encoding serine/arginine repetitive matrix protein 5, translating into MSTVTSRTTSPFAPTMSSPKRSSKPSMSPAPSGSSMPTADPKPPASLKSTKSATPNRSLVPTKPATSPNLVVSPSSSKSTKSTSTKRAPSNLPSSRSRVHSKARTPSRVSTDTRTSKASKASKASGVRCHQRKGTHSRGRTPGRRGSQSSKRSPSRASTPGRIRTHGARPGMASRVRTPTSQQKRSRGKSYGRPRTSNRERSDSQPRNMSKKSYRPPGGSGMGRSSELAVTPSTAKCQTLTGIPSKEKSDSPSPSSSRKVKSYGQMIIPSREKSYSPTETSSRVKSYNQASTHSRPQSHSQSRSPRRSRSGSQKRTHSRMRSHSWKRNHSRARSRTRKGILSQTGRHSQSRTHSKGKSQNQPRTPRRGRSHNWSRNPSEERSHSHSRSFSKDRDRRGSSSPRKENGHSQSGSPNKQRDRSPSRSPKKERDRSRSRSPNKARDHSRSRSPSKERDHSQLGSPSKERDRSRSRSPSKERERRQSRSPSKERDHRRSRSPSKEKYHSRLGSLNKERDHSQSRSPSKEKEHRQSRSPSKERDCRRWRSPSKERERRQSRSPSEEKEHRQSRSPSKERDHRRWRSPSKERECRQSRSPSEEKEHRQSRSPSKERDHRRWRSPSKERECRQSRSPSEEKEHRQSRSPSEERDHSRSRSPSRQSGYRQPRASSKEKAHSRSRTPSKEGNHSQSRTSSKERDPSQSTVPRSPDWKRSPTRTRSLSQNRTPSKTSSHCPSTFPNGGQTLSQDDSQANATTSKATLPGERSSSSSSKLA; encoded by the coding sequence ATGTCTACTGTGACTTCCAGGACCACAAGCCCTTTTGCGCCCACCATGTCTTCACCTAAGAGATCTTCAAAGCCCAGTATGTCCCCGGCACCCAGTGGATCCTCCATGCCCACCGCGGATCCCAAGCCTCCTGCCTCCTTGAAGTCCACCAAATCAGCAACGCCCAACAGATCTTTAGTGCCCACCAAGCCAGCGACATCCCCCAACTTGGTCGTGAGCCCAAGCAGTTCCAAGTCCACCAAATCGACCAGTACAAAAAGAGCCCCTTCTAACCTGCCCAGCAGCAGGTCCCGAGTCCACAGCAAGGCAAGAACACCCAGCAGGGTGAGCACCGACACCAGGACCAGCAAAGCCAGCAAAGCCAGCAAGGCCAGCGGCGTGAGATGCCACCAGCGGAAGGGCACACACAGCCGGGGTAGGACACCTGGCAGAAGGGGAAGCCAAAGCTCCAAGAGGTCACCCAGCAGGGCCAGCACTCCTGGCAGGATAAGAACTCATGGTGCCAGACCAGGCATGGCCAGCAGGGTGAGAACTCCCACTTCACAGCAAAAACGGAGCCGGGGAAAGAGTTACGGCCGGCCTAGAACCAGCAACAGGGAAAGAAGTGACAGCCAGCCTAGAAATATGAGCAAGAAGAGTTACCGCCCACCAGGAGGCTCAGGTATGGGGAGGAGTTCCGAGCTGGCTGTAACTCCCAGTACAGCCAAGTGTCAAACCCTGACTGGAATTCCCTCCAAGGAGAAGAGTGACAGCCCATCTCCATCGTCATCAAGGAAGGTGAAGAGCTACGGTCAGATGATCATCCCCAGTAGGGAAAAGAGTTACAGCCCCACTGAAACGTCCAGCAGGGTCAAGAGTTATAACCAGGCCAGTACCCACAGCAGGCCGCAAAGTCACAGTCAATCTAGAAGCCCCAGAAGGTCAAGAAGTGGCAGTCAGAAGAGGACGCACAGCAGGATGAGAAGTCACAGTTGGAAAAGAAACCACAGCAGGGCAAGAAGTCGTACCCGGAAGGGAATTCTGAGCCAGACGGGAAGACATAGCCAGTCTAGAACCCACAGCAAGGGGAAAAGTCAAAACCAACCTAGAACCCCCAGAAGAGGAAGAAGTCACAACTGGTCTAGAAACCCCAGCGAGGAAAGAAGTCATAGCCATTCTAGAAGCTTCAGCAAAGACAGAGATCGCAGAGGATCTAGCAGCCCCAGGAAGGAGAACGGTCACAGTCAATCTGGAAGCCCCAACAAGCAAAGAGATCGCAGCCCATCTAGAAGTCCCAAGAAGGAGAGAGATCGCAGCCGATCTAGAAGTCCCAACAAGGCGAGAGATCATAGCCGATCCAGAAGCCCCAGCAAGGAGAGAGATCACAGCCAACTTGGAAGCCCCAGCAAAGAGAGAGATCGCAGCCGATCTAGAAGCCCCAGCAAGGAGAGAGAGCGCAGACAATCTAGAAGCCCCAGCAAAGAGAGGGATCACAGACGATCTAGAAGCCCCAGCAAGGAGAAATATCACAGCCGACTTGGAAGCCTCAACAAGGAGAGAGATCACAGCCAATCTAGAAGCCCCAGCAAGGAGAAAGAGCACAGACAATCCAGAAGCCCCAGCAAAGAGAGAGATTGCAGACGATGGAGAAGCcccagcaaagagagagagcgCAGACAATCTAGAAGCCCCAGCGAGGAGAAAGAACACAGACAATCCAGAAGCCCCAGCAAAGAGAGAGATCACAGACGATGGAGAAGCCCCAGCAAGGAGAGAGAGTGCAGACAATCTAGAAGCCCCAGCGAGGAGAAAGAACACAGACAATCCAGAAGCCCCAGCAAAGAGAGAGATCACAGACGATGGAGAAGCCCCAGCAAGGAGAGAGAGTGCAGACAATCTAGAAGCCCCAGCGAGGAGAAAGAACACAGACAATCCAGAAGCCCCAGCGAGGAGAGAGATCACAGCCGATCTAGAAGCCCCAGTAGGCAGAGTGGTTACAGACAACCTAGAGCCTCCAGCAAGGAGAAAGCTCACAGCCGATCTAGAACCCCCAGCAAGGAAGGAAATCATAGCCAATCTAGAACCTCCAGCAAGGAGAGAGACCCCAGTCAATCTACAGTCCCCAGAAGTCCCGACTGGAAGAGATCCCCTACCAGGACAAGGAGTCTCAGTCAGAATAGAACCCCTAGCAAGACAAGCAGCCACTGCCCATCAACATTTCCCAATGGAGGCCAAACCCTAAGCCAGGATGACAGTCAAGCCAACGCCACCACCTCTAAGGCCACCTTACCTGGGGAAAGGTCTTCGTCGTCTTCTTCCAAGCTGGCATAG